Below is a genomic region from Ostrea edulis chromosome 10, xbOstEdul1.1, whole genome shotgun sequence.
ATATTGCTCAGGAGCAGCACGGTATCAATAACCAGCGACAGACCTGCAAATCCGGGGGCACCTGTCTGGGGCACCCACCTCCCTATCTTCCCTGTCATCTGGAGCTACATATGGATAACAACAATTTTGGTATGTTTATCGCATTTATTAACATGTTACACCGCTGTAAATGGGAGAGGCATGTGTCACTCCTCACAAAGTTATTAGTACATGGAAGTAGTTATAAATGAGCAGTTATTAATTGCTAATTAGAGTTCATAGCAACTTAATCAGTCACTCTCTTCACTGGCGAGGCCTGAGATGATATCTCAATTCTCCTCTCTTGTGGTATGGGTGATCACGGGCGGCATCTGAGTTAAAGTCAAGCTGGCCTTTGCAGTAGTCTGAAGTTCCTCTATGTTCTTCCCTGTACTAGTGATCCTCTGCCATTTCCCTGGCCAGTAGTAAGTTCTTTCTACTCTTCACTCTCTCATTTCTGTGATAGGCTTGATTGTACAGGAACTTGTGGTCCAGTCTATCTAATTGTTGCTCCCATGCTCAGAGTACTGTATTCCAGCAGATTTGCATTTCAGTCTGGTTGATGTACCGGGTAAGTTGTTCCGTCGATGTATCGTGGAGTGGAGATGACCCTCCATCGTTCGGGAAAACTTAATGTTCTTGGGCATGTTGCAACTGGCACTACGGTGGTAAGACTTGTTGGCATTTGTATCAGTCAGCAGCTTCATGGCATTGATGGCTTCTACACTTAGTTTCATTTTAAGGATTTCTGTTACAATCCTAatgtcattttcattcatttgcaGGCCCGTGATTTTATATACAGCAAGATTACGACTGAAGTTCCACCAGTTGGAAACAAGTCCTCCATCACAAACGAGGGAATATGTTGCACACATCGAGCAGTCTCCAGTATAGCACAGAACAGTGGCCTCAAGGACTTTAGGTAAGAAATCACTCATTTTCTGCAGGTCTCTGTCAAATTTGGTAAACAGTTCCTTGACTATCAAAGCACATCTTGACTAGATCATTGCTAAATACTCTCTGTAGCTCTTTCTTCTGTTCTTTGGTCTGGGTATGGAACATTCCTTCGCTATAGACTGCTGGGTTGCTGGCGTGAAACTGTGACTACCCAAGATGGACGGGGTCGGCTAGACGCTCTACTTTCCATAGGGGATGTAGAGCTCGCATAGCTTCGTCCACTCCTTTGGCACCTTGGGCGTCACCGTTTGTGGTAATATACTGGACTAATACATCTTGCAAGGCCAGCTGTGTGCCAATGTCCTTCCCCATCTCATACTCTGAAAATGGTGCTGCCCGTGGTCGATTGGAAGTACATTCAGATGGCCGCCTGGACAATCTACTTCCATTCCCTTGCCCCTTAGCCATGCACCTGTCCAGCAGAGTTTGTTTTGCTGAGCACAGGCAAGTATATATTTTCTGTCAGTGTTGGTTTCAACGGCCAAGGTAAAGGCTTGACTGGCATTCTGTCTGGGGTCCTGCGGCTGAACATGATGTTACTGTTATAACGGGCATCTGTTGAAATGTTGATGACATTTTCTGGGTGGCATATGTTCTTTGTTTAAGTTTGTCATATTTTGGCTGATTTTGAAAAGGAGCTTCTGGAGAGAGGCCTTAGTGGGAGGCGGGATGTCTAGGCAGCTCAGTAATTCTATAGCCTTCTCTGCCCCCAGTGAAGTGTCCCGAAGGGCATATGCCAAGGCCATATTTGATGCCGATGTATTGCGACCAGGACCCTCTTGGCAGATCTCTTGGATAGGGCAAATTCAGGTGAGTTGAACGGGCAATTTACACAAGTCAGGATGTATTTCCATGAAATTCCTGCTTTTGTCAAGTGCAGCACAGTGATGTTCAGAGCGGTACAGGTGGTAGACTGATGAAGTTGTATCGTTTGATTAATCATCTCCATCATCTTCTGTTCATCCACTATACGTCGCCCACCTAAGTATTCTCTTCTCTTTGGTGTTTGATTTGGGAAGTCGGAAGGGAGTTGGCGCAGAATGCAGGATCGTCCATTTTCACCATCGCAGTTAGAAGTTTGGTAGGACTGGCTGTCCAGACATGGCTTGGTGACCAGGGCATGATCTGTTGAATTCAGCCTGACAAATGATCGTCGACTAGAATTTTTCTGTACATCAGTCTTAGTCTTGTGGCCATGGGAATTACCTCGATGAAATTTGCCCTGCCTTGGGAGCTTCTTCTTGCAGAGTTCCTTCCCTTTGTTCCATGGAGCcatagttttttttaacatgtTGGTGAGTAGAGTAGTGCTTCTGTCAGATTCAGGCATTGATATGTTGAATTCTCTTAGCTCACCCATATTTATAGTGCCTAATGTTTGGTTAACTTTAGAATGGCATCTTTCACATCTCTACTGACAGTTTTAATGTGACCAGGGATAATCCAGCATGACCAGTAAGTGCCACATCCTGATAGTGGCTGCTGTGGTCCTGTCTGCTTATCTGCTGACAACAGAGATTAATCTATTTTCATTGACTTGTGCTGTTGTTTCTTGCAGCCAATATAATGTAgaatttggaaatat
It encodes:
- the LOC130050842 gene encoding uncharacterized protein LOC130050842 isoform X1, translating into MYQLLHPTCATTHCVLYQGILLRSSTVSITSDRPANPGAPVWGTHLPIFPVIWSYIWITTILARDFIYSKITTEVPPVGNKSSITNEGICCTHRAVSSIAQNSGLKDFRLLGCWRETVTTQDGRGRLDALLSIGDVELA
- the LOC130050842 gene encoding uncharacterized protein LOC130050842 isoform X2, with amino-acid sequence MYQLLHPTCATTHCVLYQGILLRSSTVSITSDRPANPGAPVWGTHLPIFPVIWSYIWITTILARDFIYSKITTEVPPVGNKSSITNEGICCTHRAVSSIAQNSGLKDFSVSGDSAHHFKGLSLCCSDDKYNVTS